A single Sodalis-like secondary symbiont of Drepanosiphum platanoidis DNA region contains:
- the rpe gene encoding ribulose-phosphate 3-epimerase — MKKHLISPSIISANFSCLGKDISKVISSGADMIHFDVMDNHYVPNITMGPFILESIRSYGINVPIDVHLMTNPVDNLIEKFIFAGANYIIFHPESTLHLDKSLNLIKNFKCKSGLAFNPSTSLNYLEYVIEKIDIILIMGVNPGFSGQSFIPNTINKIKNVRKIIDNIKPNILLAVDGGININNISSISKAGANIFISGSEIFGSNNYLKIISSMKKKISCNF; from the coding sequence ATGAAAAAACATTTAATTTCTCCATCAATTATATCTGCTAATTTTTCTTGTTTAGGTAAAGATATATCTAAAGTAATATCTTCTGGTGCAGATATGATACATTTTGATGTTATGGATAATCATTATGTTCCTAATATTACAATGGGACCTTTTATTTTAGAATCTATACGTTCTTATGGAATAAATGTTCCAATTGATGTTCATTTAATGACTAATCCTGTAGATAATTTAATTGAAAAATTTATTTTTGCTGGAGCAAATTATATTATTTTTCATCCAGAATCAACTTTACATTTAGATAAATCATTAAATTTAATTAAAAATTTTAAATGTAAATCTGGATTAGCATTTAATCCATCTACATCTTTAAATTATTTAGAATATGTTATAGAAAAAATTGATATAATTTTAATTATGGGTGTTAATCCAGGATTTAGTGGTCAAAGTTTTATTCCAAATACTATTAATAAAATAAAAAATGTTCGTAAAATTATTGATAATATAAAACCAAATATTTTATTAGCAGTAGATGGAGGAATTAATATAAATAATATTTCTTCTATTTCAAAAGCAGGAGCAAATATTTTTATATCTGGATCAGAAATTTTTGGATCTAATAATTATTTAAAAATAATTTCTTCTATGAAGAAGAAAATATCTTGTAATTTTTAA
- the trpS gene encoding tryptophan--tRNA ligase, with translation MNEPIVFSSMQPSGNLTIGNYIGTLLNWIKLQKKNFCIYSIADLHAITIYKNIKNIYKKNLDTLATYLACGIDPYKNIIFLQSSIHQHNQLNWILNCHSYFGELNRMTQFKDKLKTYSLKKVNIGLFNYPILMASDILIFNANKVPIGEDQKQHLELTRNLARRFNILYGDIFNIPKSIIPKIGSRIMSLSDPRKKMSKSDSNKNNIIFLLDKKKDFIRKIKKSITDSDISKSIKYDLINKPGISNLIILLASIRNTSISLIEKEFYGKSYKNFKDCIIYYLSRFLISFQEKYYLFRSDENFLKKILISGSEKASLKADIMIKKIFNKINFF, from the coding sequence ATGAATGAACCAATAGTATTTAGTAGTATGCAACCATCAGGAAATTTAACTATTGGAAATTATATAGGTACTTTATTAAATTGGATTAAATTACAAAAAAAAAATTTTTGTATATATAGTATTGCTGATTTACATGCAATAACTATTTATAAAAATATTAAAAATATTTATAAAAAAAATTTAGATACATTAGCAACATATTTAGCATGTGGTATTGATCCATATAAAAATATAATTTTTCTTCAATCTAGTATTCATCAACATAATCAACTTAATTGGATACTTAATTGTCATTCTTATTTTGGTGAATTAAATAGAATGACTCAATTTAAGGATAAATTAAAAACTTATTCTTTAAAAAAAGTTAATATTGGATTATTTAATTATCCTATATTAATGGCATCAGATATTTTAATTTTTAATGCAAATAAAGTTCCTATAGGAGAAGATCAAAAACAACATTTAGAATTAACTCGTAATCTTGCAAGAAGATTTAATATTTTATATGGAGATATATTTAATATACCAAAATCTATTATTCCAAAAATTGGATCTCGTATAATGTCTTTATCTGATCCAAGAAAAAAAATGTCTAAATCTGATTCTAATAAAAATAATATAATATTTTTATTAGATAAAAAAAAAGATTTTATAAGAAAAATTAAAAAATCTATTACTGATTCTGATATATCAAAATCTATTAAATATGATTTAATAAATAAACCTGGAATATCTAATTTAATAATACTATTAGCTTCTATAAGAAATACATCTATTTCTTTAATAGAAAAAGAATTTTATGGAAAATCTTATAAAAATTTTAAAGATTGTATAATATATTATTTATCTAGATTTTTAATTTCTTTTCAAGAAAAATATTATTTATTTAGATCTGATGAAAATTTTTTAAAAAAAATACTTATTTCTGGATCAGAAAAAGCTTCTTTAAAAGCAGATATAATGATAAAAAAAATATTTAATAAAATTAATTTTTTTTAA
- the grpE gene encoding nucleotide exchange factor GrpE has protein sequence MINDKNKEFIDKENEESINDKNKEFIDKENEESINDKNKEFIDKENEESINDKNKEFIDKENEESINDKNKEFIDKENEESILKMQLNIIQKKYHDNILRMHAEIDNINNRNKKEIEKIKKFSLEKIISELLLVIDNLERALETTKKSCFNCKITIQGIDLTLKSMINSVNKFGLKVIDKINIPFDPNIHQAITITHNKLFKKNYIINIIQKGYMLNGRLIRPAMVIVSKN, from the coding sequence ATGATAAATGATAAAAATAAAGAATTTATAGATAAAGAAAATGAAGAATCTATAAATGATAAAAATAAAGAATTTATAGATAAAGAAAATGAAGAATCTATAAATGATAAAAATAAAGAATTTATAGATAAAGAAAATGAAGAATCTATAAATGATAAAAATAAAGAATTTATAGATAAAGAAAATGAAGAATCTATAAATGATAAAAATAAAGAATTTATAGATAAAGAAAATGAAGAATCTATATTAAAAATGCAATTAAATATTATTCAAAAAAAATATCATGATAATATATTAAGGATGCATGCTGAAATAGATAATATTAACAATAGAAATAAAAAAGAAATAGAAAAAATAAAAAAATTTTCATTAGAAAAAATAATTTCAGAATTATTATTAGTTATTGATAATTTAGAAAGAGCACTAGAAACAACAAAAAAATCATGTTTTAATTGTAAGATTACTATTCAAGGAATAGATTTAACATTAAAATCTATGATTAATTCTGTTAATAAATTTGGATTAAAAGTTATTGATAAAATTAATATTCCATTTGATCCTAATATTCATCAAGCAATAACAATAACACATAATAAATTATTTAAAAAAAATTATATTATAAATATAATACAAAAAGGATATATGCTTAATGGAAGATTAATTAGACCTGCTATGGTTATAGTATCAAAAAATTAA